The genomic window GCCGGACCGCATCCAGCAGAGAGCGTCTACACTCTAGCACTCACCGTGGTGGGGAAGAAGCGGCTGGTCTTGAACTTCTTCAGGCACATGGAGCAGGTGTAGGTCCCGAAGAACAGGATGAAGGACATCAAGGTGATGTCCGGCACGAAGGTGCAGGCGCTGCCCTCCATCGAGCCCCGGAGGCCCAGACACTGCTCCTTGTCCAGGGACGCCCAGCTCACGTTCACCGTCACGTTCCCCGGCTAGGAACACACACCAGGGACATGTTACTTTATTTCATGTTTTTGATAAAAGGGGGGAATGGAACATGCACAGCTTCGCAAAGagtaaaatttgaaaagaaaactgaaaaCACGACCTACCATTGGAGTAGTGCTGCCCCAGGAGGTATCATTGCTGTATAGATCCGTCAAATTACCTGgtcaaaaaacacaatatagAAGATAAGGAATCAAATTTGACAATTCGAGCATTCAGAATTAATACAGGAATATTTAAAATCTGTCAGTTTTCTTTTTCATGAAGCCAAACAACTCGACTTCTATTAAAAGTTTATTGAGTGTTTAAAAGGGTGTGATTGGATGTTGCCTCTTCCTTGCCTTATTCTCCGGCCTCGTGTCAGTAAACCCCACAAAGCTTGTGACTTAGGGCATGGCCGAGCCGGGGCCGGCTCAGGGGAAGAAGGGTTGTCTTGGCAAGGGCCGAGGTGTcactgagcaaggcacctccccCTTACCGCTCCCGACAAGCTGGCCGTCACCTTGCAGTGTGCCTGCCAGCTACTGGTTTCTACCTCGCATGGCCGACACCTTGCAGTGTGCCTGCCAGCTACTGGTTTCTACCTCGCATGGCCGACACCggcatcggtgtgtgaatgtgtgtcagaatgtgtgaatgtgtgcatgaattggGGAATGGGCATATGTCAGGCACTAGGTTTGAGTGGCCGCAGTTCAGAAAAGCACCATTTAAAGGCCCCCCCCATTGACTCATCATAAGGGGAAGTAGAAGTTGAAGCTTTTAAACAGCGACGGGGAGGATGTTGCTATGATAACCTTGTCCTGAGGGAAGGGGCCTGTATTACCTGGTACCGGGAGAGGTAAGGAGGATACCCTATCCCCCATACCCTACCTGGTACGGGGGGAGGGTTGCCTGTGTTACCTGGTAGAGGGAGGGTTGCCTACCTGGTACGGGGGGAGGGTTGCCTACCTGGTACGGGGGGGAGGGTTGCCTACCTGGTACGTGGGGGAGAGTGGGCTGCGTTACCCGGTAGGGTGGGCCTACCTGGTAAGGGGGGTATGCAGCGACAGTCGTACTGCGGGACGAGGTTGCCCGTGTTGATGGGATGGTGGTGGGCGAGCTTCAGCATCTTCTTAAAGGCGTCGTAGATGAAGATAAAGCTGATGAGGGCGGAGAAGCCCTCCTCGGTGAAGCGGGTGAAATACTGCACCAGGAAGCTGGCGTCCGTGGCCACCAGCACCAGGCAGAACACCCCCGACCACAGCCCGATCCACAGACGGAACTCCAGGTAGTCAAAGCCGTTGGTCCTGCCAGAAGGGAGGAGTCACAGACCAtactgaaaggggggggggtcgggacGCCCAGCCCAACTACTGGGTTTAATCTTTAATCTGGACTTAATCCCCCATGTCTGCAGCCCAATGTGTACAGGGCTTGGACATCGCAATGACGCCTCCATTTTGCACTGAGTTCTTGTGTTGGAAGTAAATgtttttggtcattgtttagtaaaTCATCATGGATTCTTTTGTCATTATAGGGACCTCTGCTTGCGTTTGAGACCAACATAGCGTTTCTCAGGTGAGATTTGGCAtattcctccctcctcaccctggTTTTTTTGCCAAGATGTCTTGTCAATCATCCTTGTGGATGTCTGACAAACACACCTCACAGGGCAAATGTTATATTGTTACCAATTTCTTTTAAGGATTCCGGGCCCGGGCTGCAGTTGGTGGCGTGCGCATGACTCAATTAGACATAATTTGCCGGGGACAGACGAGCGCTTACAGACAACGGGACAAGAAGACCGCTCAGGCGTGCAATGGAAACATGGCTAGTGGGCTTGGCCCCGCCTTTATTCAGAGAGAAATCAGAAGAGAATGAATTATTCATCATGGAACATAACCTGGTCTCggctggctgtgtgtgcgtgcgtatgctcGTGCGTACGTGCGAAGGCTGGACACAGGATGTTGATTTAGATTAATGCACTCTTTATTCAGAGGCGGTCACAATCTACAATGGGAATTGGGAGAAGCGTGCATTTCGGTGCATTTTGCTTTTCTTTCAGGTTGCAATGTGTTAGAGGAAACTATCTTTATCATCTCCCTCTCCAGCTTGTAGTTCCATGTGGGAGCCTGCATGTCATCAAGTGTCACATCGCACGGGAAGTGAATGTAGAAGAAGTGGGGTAGAGGAGGAAACCAACAAACAGGCCTGCAGCCTTTGAACTGCCAGACAGTACGATTATGAGCTGTAGAAAACCCACAATACACTAGTTACTATATACGTTTTCTCAGACAAAAGTTTTGTTACACTTTATATTGACGTGTTACAGGGTAACTTCACAACTACATACTGTGTAATAAGCAGTGTGTAACCACACTTAGTTTATAAGCAACATTCGGGAACAGCATGCATCTACACGTTGCGATTAAGGGGGTTTAGGAAGGAATAGGCAAAAAAGCCAATTCCACACTACGTTACAGATACGAAGTTAGAGTCAAAACATTACTACACGATTATGTCCAGGTACTTTacttatctttatttactttttcttGTGTTGTTCAATTGTACCCTTGTGTACTTCTACAATAAGATGCAATAAAATTAACTCAGATTCTGATGCAATGCATATAACGTCTAACGACACGGTCAGATGAACCCAGTTTTAGAGAGTGAGCCGAAGGTACAGGAGTTCGCCAATGATCACCGATGGGGTTGAACTCTCACGAGATCATTCGCTCACGTGCTGAAGTTGAAGAGCAGCCGTTCAAAGACAAGCACAGGCCCGGTGCTGCTGAGGATCGTCAGGGGCTGTCCGGCCAGCAGACAGAACACGGCCCCCGTCAGGGCTGTTCCCAGGAAGCTCTCCAGCACGCCCTGCAACGCAGCAGCACTTTGACGTGAATTCCTGTTTCACCCAGCCTCAGAACCAAAGCACATACAGTGACACTCCAGGGACAAACTAAAAAGGTAGATTCATGCGAGTATTAGAAGTCAGTGTGCTTCCTGATTCTTTtagcataacacacacacacacacacacacacacacacacacacacacacacacacacacacacacacacacacacacacacacacacacacacacacacacacacacacacacacacacacacacacacacacgcgcactcacacgcgcactcacacgcgcactcacacgcacacgcgcatgcGTGCCAGGCCTGGCTCTTAACACTCCTTCTAGGTACCAGGGCACATATTGGTAGACTGAAACTAGTGAAGACAACCCCCACATGCCCCATGCTACATCGGAGTGTTAACAGTCAGGGCCGCTGCAGGGGCCGGAGGACACAATGTGTAGGGGGAGCGGACACATGAGTAAGCAGTTAGAAGAGGCTGCGGGGTCAGGTCGAGCTGCAGCCATAACAAGCCTTACGAAGGGCTCCTGTAATCTGGCTGGCGGGTTATTTAGAGGCCAGCTAATTCCCCCTGACACGGGCTCATGATGCAGAGTGAAGCGGGGACAGAGTGGACGGTTGCTGGCAAGGATGACATGATGAGACAACGTATGCCTCTTGATGTCTGGTGTGTAGAACACGCAGTGTTCCCGTCGTCGACCGATACCACAACTGACACTAGTGCCCAAAGACAGAACGAGAACAAGGCATGTGGctgaggaggtagagcgggttggcttgtaaccggagggttgctagatcgatccccggctcttcctagctgagtgtctaggtatccctgagcaagacgcctctaaccctacctgctcccgacgagctgactgtcgccttgcatggctgacaccaccgtcggtgtgtgaatggctGTATGAATGCGTGAATGTTAGGCGATAAAGTGCTTTGAGCGGCAACTGGTTAGAAAACCGCCGTATAtttatgcagtccatttacaattTAACATGCAGAGAGCCCATAATCGACCAGGACCACACCACTATGACACCAGTGCCGAAAGACAGAACCACTGAGGATGAAGAGGGCCAACTGACCTGCATGTTGTCCGTAGCGTCGCCTAGCAACCCGCCAAACGTGATGGCATTGGTGACGGTGCCCAGGTAGATGAACAAAATGGTGGACAGAGTCTGGATGTGCAGTGCATCGTAGAAGTCGCTCGCAAAGAACGGCAGCTTCCGTTTGACGTCCAGAATCAGGCCCCCGCAAAACCTTAAGACAACCATAGATCTTAGCATACACAACCCAGAATACACACAACCAGaaaacccaacacacacacacacacacacacacacacacacacacacacacacacacacacacacacacacacacacacacacacacacacacacacacacacacacacacacacacacacacacacacacacacacacacacacacacacacacacacgactggtTGGTCTCAGGATTCCGCCCAGGTGTGATGTTGACAAGCCTACGAGCAACCCTCAACCTCACACCTGGTCGAGGACTAGAGGTCCTTGAACACACAAGGAAGACCTCACGCCATCCAGCAGACCCGTCCCCAGGTCCACCCGTCGTCCTCTTTGAAGGGTCTGGAGCAGGAGGTGCATGAGGAGGGTTAGTTCCTTACCGCCGGGTGCACTgcagctcctcccccacctcgtgccccccgccccccccggggcccatgTCGTGGGGCGTGTCTCCGTTCATCGGGGGCATCTCCACGGCGGCGTAGTTGTGCTTCCTGGGAACACAACACGGACATGCTGGTTATTTGGTATTAGCCTTGAGGGGGGGTTCTGAAAATGACACTGCATGTCATTTTGTAAAGAAAATGTAATGGGATTTCtgtacaatttatttatataatatattttatttatattttttattatacttgaaaTATAATTGTGTTTATGGTCATATGATCCTTGGCAAATGTGAGATGTCAGTAATTTTCGGATTAATAACGTAAACATGGGTCATCGTAATACGACTAATTTTCTAACAAACAGGAAAGTTATGGCGGGAAGAAAATGGAGGAGGGACGTTATTGATCCTTCAGGATTGGCTCCTGGAAAAGTGGGCGTATCCCGAgcagtgtgtgagtggtgttcactcacacacagttgaCCCTTCACCCCTTTTATTGTCAAACAAGGGGAGCTATACTATGACGTCATTGGCTGAACGTTACAGCGGACAACTTTCTACATAGCAACGGGTCAtcgcaaaaaaaatattttgataaataaattaaatgaaatgatACAACAAAACACTACAAAATGACGGTGAATGATGAGACCCCACGGTGGAACTGAGGTGAAAGGTGAAGCCCTACCTCTTGTCTGCGGAGGGGACGGACTTGGGCGGCTCTATCCGAATGTCCGGGTCCCACTCCCCAGGCGGCAGGACGATGACCTCATCCAGGAACTCCTCGATGCCGGCCAGCAGGTCCTGCCGGTCCTTGGCCTTGTAGGCGATGTCGTGGAACACCTGGCCCCCCCAAACACCCGTAGAGGAAAAACACCTGAGCAACAGATCATCCCcgacaaccaccccccccccccctcccctaaccCCTCGACCTATGGCACCACAGCATGGAGCCGGGGCCACGGAGACACACGCCACCACACCACCAGGCCGCCCCTTGGGGTCGACCTCTCAAAGCCTTATCTCCAAACGGTGCTAGGAAGACCCACGCTTCGTTACACTTTAACTGGAGGGAAATCCTGGACCAAAACATCGGAGGAAACACTGTGATCCTTCGTCAGGAGatgaaggggagaggggagccGGGAGCTAGACGAGCAGAGAGCTGGAGCGGAGGGGAGCAGGAGATGGCATtgggggagcagggaggagggagggagaggagaggcggagggaggaggaggtgtagggcgctggagagaggagggggctggAGGGAGTAGGGAGCtgaaggtgggaggaggaggagaagggaaccACGTGGGGAACCCTCCTCGGCCAGCGGCAGCTGGTGTTATGTGGAAAAGGGGGAGTACAGGCTGTTGGTCCTTCCTCGTTACCGCTGGACAGGAGGGTTCACTAAAGGTGAAGGCTCTTCCTGAACGCACACAGACGAGATGTGCGTACACGAGGGTCCACAGAACGGACTGTGAAAGTACAACACATGCcaggggagcagagagaaatTATATTAACCATGGACGGTATGTCCCAAAATCAGGAAACACAAGTCAGCAACTTTAGATTATAATCAGGGCTTTACATCCTCATGAGGAGGAGCCCTCCTGACAGGGTCGTTCCGTCCAACTACAAAAGGAATTCCAAGGATTTTCAATATATTCATTTCACCACCTGATAACCGTTTGCGTCAAATCCACCACAAAGGGTTAACATGCCCTCATCAATGCCTTATCAACTCAACAGGAATTGTTATGAAACTTTTTATTGCCTCCATGTTACGAGTGTGTCAAAAGTACCGAAAACCTCAGACGGGGCCTAAAGATTACTTTGTGAGGTAAATAACACCGCCTCACTCCTCTCCAAGGTCCATACCGAGCAGTCACTCAACCCCATATCCACAATCAGAGCAAAGTACTTGAGACTCCCGGGTTACCTCGTCTGACATCAGGGTAGCGATGGCCCGCCCGATCTCATGGTACGACTTGGCCTTCCCCTTCGGCCCAAGGAGAACGAACAGGAACCTGAACACCACCAAGAGGGACAGAACACGAATCAGGGCACCGGACTCGCCGACCACGCCGTCCCCACGTGGCGCTAGGGGTCAGGGCGGAGGTTCCTCCGGCTCCTGCCTTACCTGGTTGGCACCGGGACCTCCGTCAGGGTCCCCAGCATGACCGCCTGCTGGAGACGCACGAAGGCTACGAAGGGGGTCTCCAGGAAGTCCACCTCTCCCACCAGCACGTTGGAGGCCTCCGCGTCCCGGGGCAGCTTCTTCATGAACTTGTTCTTCGCCTGGAGACCCGAGCATAGGGAGGGttagtagacacacacacacacacacacacacacacacacacacacacacacacacacacacacacacacacacacacacacacacacacacacacacacacacacacacacacacacacacacacacacacacaccaagcttTACGGCTTAGCCagtgacacacacgcaggtaagaacacacatgcactcagcGACACTCGGCCAGGTAAGACATTCATTACGTTTTTatacataacggctccgccgtcgacacacgcgcaggttagaacacacacgcaagcgcacacacaccgcagcgacattcgcccaggtaagacgttttctTTTTAAACAGAACTACTCCcccgtcgacaaactctcccaggtaacacGTTCTGTCTGTAGACTGTAtaaattgcgataaaataagggaagagacaatttctcaccacAACAAGCAACGgcgggtcgttcattttgtcatataaaaaacgttaaattcaaacattgcaccgaccggcatatcaacacagaCGTCACGTgattcttaaagagacagtgtccctataacacagaacgaaaacatgtcaatgaaATAGTATGACGAATAAcatctatagagtccaccacaagactacactttgttgctcaaatgtaacattactctcctccttgagcctcccgaaatgtctgtACACTTTGTTGTTCAAACGTAATATTACTtttcctccttgagcctccccaaaagtcttgcgatattgatatcccccctgcggactgttttagttgttttattcttcttatgttttgtgtgtatgctttgtgtgactgtaggctactgctgccagTCTTGgtcaggacactggaagagatgtttaatctcaataatgattattattttcaactaaccaatagtcgTTGCCTTCTATTTGAAAacgtcaatgcacttttcaaccctgaataacagtaaaagctgtttaataattgatttgcatgcatagtatgctacactttccattgaacaattacccctgttgccataaattgacaaattttataatcaaatgctcacacactagcttctttcagacacacgtgtaagtcctgatattctcctgatgagCCGTATGTGTGAAAAACATATCCTGGCGAAAACTCTAGTAATATTAATAAGGCAATAAACAAACCCCTGGCGTTGATGTAAGAAACATTGTTTCGGAGAGCAGCAGTGGGAATTTGGCGATAGAGGTAATCACTGGAGATACGCTTGTCCCGTTTCCACCCCGTGTTTACCCAGCAGGGAGAGTGTGAGGAATCTTATCTTTCGGAGTGTGGCTTTCCAGCACCGTCACCGGCTACCAACTCATGTATACACACTCAGAGGTTGACCTCTGCACAGCTCTGGCCTTGTGCATGAGCTCTGAGCCCCGGCCGAGCAGACTCAGCGTGACGGGGGTGATGACGACTGCGCCGGGGGGAGACGGATTTTGTggaactgcaaaaaaaaaaacatggaggaAAAGAAAGACAAGCATACCTGGTCCCGCTCAGCCTTCTCGGAGAAGTCACTGAGGCTgcttgaggtggcgttgcgatgggtggtggtgggactaCCTGCGGTGGTTGAGGAAATAGAACAGTAAAATCACCACAGATACTGGAGGTTACAGGGGGAGAGCGGCCTTAGAATGGTATCAGgatattccagggtcgtttgtGGTAACAATATTCATGACGATTTAAACAAACAGTGAGTGTGCTTTGCGGTGAGGTCAGACTTCGTGTAGTCAGAGACTTCCACAGAACTGAAGGCATTGCTCTGACGTTCAGCCAAGGTCATATCGATCTGACACGGTGGGCTACGATACAGGCTGGGCCATAAACACACGGCCATGCCGCTATATGCTGATCATCACAAGTTTTGTCCTTTATAAATTTATACCAGAATCATCTGGATTGATGTGATATGAGAAGCGACCAAACGTCTTCCAGGGCCTTACTTAGGATGAAAGGTAATCTAATGTGACGCAAGGAAGCTTTTcacttcagacctgtaatgtaGAGCATCACCTGGATCCTTTGCAAGAAAACACACGCAAAAGCGCCCAAACGTTTTttaggagaaaagagagaagtAAAAACTGTGGCAACGAGAAAGCTTTTCCTTATATTTAGTGGTAGTAAAGTACTTTTAGTTGTTTCATGTTCTATAGCATCGATTTCAGCTCAGCTCAAACCTAAAACAGCAGATGCTCTTATGCTCCGACAACCTCCTTAGAACCTTATAGTAGTAATATTAAAAAGGCATCGTTATCATTCCATAATATTAATAGGAATTAAGATTTAATAATTATTCAAATTATTTCTACTACtataataatttgtattatttattattatttcaaaggCTCCTTTTGGTTAGCATTTGTGGCTATACTACATCCAGAGGAGGGGGTCCCGACTTACAGACGTATCCCATGCTAGACCTCCTGAAGGCCCCATCGCATGGTTCCTCACAAGGCCCAGGGGACTCAAGAGTACTGCGGGCTTCCACACAGAAGTTCAACGACAACGGGGGAAAAGGAGGGGCAGGCACCAAGCAAGAGAGGAAATGAGcgcagaaaaagaagaagagaataGAGGAAgagtttaaaaacaaaacaggcaGAAAGTTTTAGTACCCATGTTTAAAGATAGATAGGAAATCATGAGATAGATAGAAAAAGGGGACTAAGAAAATGTAAACTGTTGATGAAAGTTTGTAGTGCTAGATTTAATACCTTGAGCTATTTCTACTAAACAAAACTGCTAAAATCGATCTTGATTGTCAAGTTAAATGGTGGAATGTATTTAAATAATGGTTGTTTTCTCTCCCACATCTCGTCAGAGTAAAGGACAAGATAAGGCTATGCGTTCAAATTACCGTTCTCCTGGTTGGAAAACAGCCGACTAGCGCTGGAAACCGTTTTGCCGATGTCAGCAAGAGAGCGGAGGTTTGACTTCTTGGTCTGGTGTCGGTGTTTCCGTAGCAACGTGTACATGATCTTCTCCTTCAGGTCGGGCTTCAGCTGGTCGCCATCGGTGATAATTTCTGTCAGATGGAGAAagatggaaaaaaagaaagcatCAAAACTTGattacaaaaatgtataattttgTCAGATATCAGACCCTTCTCTCTGAAACAACTTagagtggatttttttttaagttacatGTCACTAACAAGCAAGGAGGGCCTTACAGCAAGACTATAGACACTGGGGATCAAACCACCACCACTCAGCTGGGACTCAAACACAGTACGGACATTGGCTTAGAACTCACTGTGAACTCCTATTtgaacctagcaattgtaagtgcttggcactcgtttctatgaatatctttactgtaccgacagcgatatttTGTTGTAGTTTCTcgttctgacaaatgtacttattgcaagtcgctttgaataaaagcgacttacatttgAAAATGTAAACTCAATCAATTGAAAGGTTGTGAACATCGGTCCTTGCCCCAAGCTGGGACTCACCCACGATCTGGGGCAGCGTCGAGGCCTCCAGGTCCAGCAGGATGGTGCCCGTCTCGATGCAGGTCTTCAGCTCCATCAGGCTGTGCAGGGACAGCGTCGCCACGTGGGGCTTGCTCCAGcgctcgcccccctcctccaccttctcctcaaaCTTGATCCACCTGGATGGGGGAGGACACAGGGGTGATTATTATACTAACTGGACGAAGAGGCCCCAGAGATAGCCATCTCTGATTTTATAAGGTGAAGGTGCTTAATTTTGTGCACTTTCTGAACTAGTCAAAGTTTTATCTTGACCACAGATAACCGTCTATGATCTTTATCATGTGAAGATGATGcattttacattttcatttaggcgcttttattcaaagcgacttactTGAGTAGATTTGTCAGAACATGTGATGCGTCACACAAATTGACACGTTTCATTTGGTGAACCTTATGAAATAGTCAAAGTTTTATTTTGACCACGGCCTAATCTGTATGGCTGCTATATCACCGAGTCCAACACACAGGGAAATGCTCTGAATATTTCCACAGCAAATAGGGAAGTTTGGCTGGGGAAAAAAGGGTTCACGGATTTGACATGTGAATCGGTCAGTGCTGAAAAGGAACTTACTGGGGCTAGTAGGACAGAATATCCAGGAAACAAACTAATCTTAAGGCTGTAGATAGAGGCATTTTCCCGAGCCCAGACACTTTTCAGGTACTCTCAGACCACACGGAGATAAGCTAATCTCTCAGCCTACATTAGGCTGCATGTTTACTCTGCGGCTATCACTTCCGCTAAAAGATTTTTTTCCTACCAAACAAATTAatcctaaaataaaaaaacctttCCTTTCCTCATGGACAACGGGTTTCATTTAAATCACAAACTCCCATGCATTTCAGACTATTTTAAAACAGAAAGCGACGCAGAACACGTCACAAGCTACACATAGCACAGGCTCGAGATAAGACGGCGGTAGTCCGGTGAGGGGAGAGCCAAGGCTGTCCGGCGCTTCCTTTATGAATGTCACCACTACAAAGGGCCCATTCTCCCGGGCCTGGGGATGGGGTTTCCTCTGGCTGGGTCCAGTGTCCTTTGACTCTGTTCCACAGGCCACTGACCAGCACCATGTGAGGAGGGGGCCGGACCAGCAAGGGCCTGGTT from Gadus macrocephalus chromosome 4, ASM3116895v1 includes these protein-coding regions:
- the LOC132456160 gene encoding electrogenic sodium bicarbonate cotransporter 1-like isoform X4, yielding MSLDKTKVEDEAVLDRGASFVKHVCDEEEVEGHHTVYVGVHIPKSFHRRRRHRRKSSHKERRERPAERSADSKSDGEVVDEAAIGILKPLITPAERIRFILGEEDDGPLPPQLFTELDELLAVDGQEMEWKETARWIKFEEKVEEGGERWSKPHVATLSLHSLMELKTCIETGTILLDLEASTLPQIVEIITDGDQLKPDLKEKIMYTLLRKHRHQTKKSNLRSLADIGKTVSSASRLFSNQENARSTLESPGPCEEPCDGAFRRSSMGYVCSPTTTHRNATSSSLSDFSEKAERDQAKNKFMKKLPRDAEASNVLVGEVDFLETPFVAFVRLQQAVMLGTLTEVPVPTRFLFVLLGPKGKAKSYHEIGRAIATLMSDEVFHDIAYKAKDRQDLLAGIEEFLDEVIVLPPGEWDPDIRIEPPKSVPSADKRKHNYAAVEMPPMNGDTPHDMGPGGGGGHEVGEELQCTRRFCGGLILDVKRKLPFFASDFYDALHIQTLSTILFIYLGTVTNAITFGGLLGDATDNMQGVLESFLGTALTGAVFCLLAGQPLTILSSTGPVLVFERLLFNFSTTNGFDYLEFRLWIGLWSGVFCLVLVATDASFLVQYFTRFTEEGFSALISFIFIYDAFKKMLKLAHHHPINTGNLVPQYDCRCIPPLPGNLTDLYSNDTSWGSTTPMPGNVTVNVSWASLDKEQCLGLRGSMEGSACTFVPDITLMSFILFFGTYTCSMCLKKFKTSRFFPTTVRKLISDFAIILTIFLFCGVDALVGVNTPKLLVPSEFKPTHPGRVWFIPPFGGNPWWVCLAAALPALLVTILIFMDQQITAVIVNRKEHKLKKGAGYHLDLFWVAVLIIVCSFTGLPWYVAATVISIAHIDSLKMETKTSAPGEMPKFLGVREQRVTGVIVFILTGLSVFMAPILKFIPMPVLYGVFLYMGVASLNGVQFMDRLQLLLMPAKHQPDLIYLRHVPQRRIHLFTFIQALCLALLWILKSTVAAIIFPIMILALVAVRKAMDYLFSQHDLSYLDDVIPEKDKKKKEDEKKKKSSKKKGSIDSEIDFEMHRKLSSTRTQHADPYFDSLTLADLDRDPHQKSAPQSRMELAAESNGFCWRNKGSETPM
- the LOC132456160 gene encoding electrogenic sodium bicarbonate cotransporter 1-like isoform X1, translating into MSLDKTKVEDEAVLDRGASFVKHVCDEEEVEGHHTVYVGVHIPKSFHRRRRHRRKSSHKERRERPAERSADSKSDGEVVDEAAIGILKPLITPAERIRFILGEEDDGPLPPQLFTELDELLAVDGQEMEWKETARWIKFEEKVEEGGERWSKPHVATLSLHSLMELKTCIETGTILLDLEASTLPQIVEIITDGDQLKPDLKEKIMYTLLRKHRHQTKKSNLRSLADIGKTVSSASRLFSNQENARSTLESPGPCEEPCDGAFRRSSMGYVCSPTTTHRNATSSSLSDFSEKAERDQAKNKFMKKLPRDAEASNVLVGEVDFLETPFVAFVRLQQAVMLGTLTEVPVPTRFLFVLLGPKGKAKSYHEIGRAIATLMSDEVFHDIAYKAKDRQDLLAGIEEFLDEVIVLPPGEWDPDIRIEPPKSVPSADKRKHNYAAVEMPPMNGDTPHDMGPGGGGGHEVGEELQCTRRFCGGLILDVKRKLPFFASDFYDALHIQTLSTILFIYLGTVTNAITFGGLLGDATDNMQGVLESFLGTALTGAVFCLLAGQPLTILSSTGPVLVFERLLFNFSTTNGFDYLEFRLWIGLWSGVFCLVLVATDASFLVQYFTRFTEEGFSALISFIFIYDAFKKMLKLAHHHPINTGNLVPQYDCRCIPPLPGNLTDLYSNDTSWGSTTPMPGNVTVNVSWASLDKEQCLGLRGSMEGSACTFVPDITLMSFILFFGTYTCSMCLKKFKTSRFFPTTVRKLISDFAIILTIFLFCGVDALVGVNTPKLLVPSEFKPTHPGRVWFIPPFGGNPWWVCLAAALPALLVTILIFMDQQITAVIVNRKEHKLKKGAGYHLDLFWVAVLIIVCSFTGLPWYVAATVISIAHIDSLKMETKTSAPGEMPKFLGVREQRVTGVIVFILTGLSVFMAPILKFIPMPVLYGVFLYMGVASLNGVQFMDRLQLLLMPAKHQPDLIYLRHVPQRRIHLFTFIQALCLALLWILKSTVAAIIFPIMILALVAVRKAMDYLFSQHDLSYLDDVIPEKDKKKKEDEKKKKSSKKKGSIDSEIDFSEYPSHEHIPGIKISMDTMEQEPMLGTQFDISTGIPIRSLHLRAEWSWPPKATGSAGGIKALRRPCKPVHLPALREPRKAHLHQNQHR
- the LOC132456160 gene encoding electrogenic sodium bicarbonate cotransporter 1-like isoform X3, coding for MSLDKTKVEDEAVLDRGASFVKHVCDEEEVEGHHTVYVGVHIPKSFHRRRRHRRKSSHKERRERPAERSADSKSDGEVVDEAAIGILKPLITPAERIRFILGEEDDGPLPPQLFTELDELLAVDGQEMEWKETARWIKFEEKVEEGGERWSKPHVATLSLHSLMELKTCIETGTILLDLEASTLPQIVEIITDGDQLKPDLKEKIMYTLLRKHRHQTKKSNLRSLADIGKTVSSASRLFSNQENGSPTTTHRNATSSSLSDFSEKAERDQAKNKFMKKLPRDAEASNVLVGEVDFLETPFVAFVRLQQAVMLGTLTEVPVPTRFLFVLLGPKGKAKSYHEIGRAIATLMSDEVFHDIAYKAKDRQDLLAGIEEFLDEVIVLPPGEWDPDIRIEPPKSVPSADKRKHNYAAVEMPPMNGDTPHDMGPGGGGGHEVGEELQCTRRFCGGLILDVKRKLPFFASDFYDALHIQTLSTILFIYLGTVTNAITFGGLLGDATDNMQGVLESFLGTALTGAVFCLLAGQPLTILSSTGPVLVFERLLFNFSTTNGFDYLEFRLWIGLWSGVFCLVLVATDASFLVQYFTRFTEEGFSALISFIFIYDAFKKMLKLAHHHPINTGNLVPQYDCRCIPPLPGNLTDLYSNDTSWGSTTPMPGNVTVNVSWASLDKEQCLGLRGSMEGSACTFVPDITLMSFILFFGTYTCSMCLKKFKTSRFFPTTVRKLISDFAIILTIFLFCGVDALVGVNTPKLLVPSEFKPTHPGRVWFIPPFGGNPWWVCLAAALPALLVTILIFMDQQITAVIVNRKEHKLKKGAGYHLDLFWVAVLIIVCSFTGLPWYVAATVISIAHIDSLKMETKTSAPGEMPKFLGVREQRVTGVIVFILTGLSVFMAPILKFIPMPVLYGVFLYMGVASLNGVQFMDRLQLLLMPAKHQPDLIYLRHVPQRRIHLFTFIQALCLALLWILKSTVAAIIFPIMILALVAVRKAMDYLFSQHDLSYLDDVIPEKDKKKKEDEKKKKSSKKKGSIDSEIDFSEYPSHEHIPGIKISMDTMEQEPMLGTQFDISTGIPIRSLHLRAEWSWPPKATGSAGGIKALRRPCKPVHLPALREPRKAHLHQNQHR